A region of Corynebacterium glucuronolyticum DSM 44120 DNA encodes the following proteins:
- a CDS encoding TetR/AcrR family transcriptional regulator: MRADAVQRRQAIIDAACEVFRTVPSKDITLTLIAKRAGVGIATLYRNFPTRTHLNIACGLDLLSQLDHAIDRLNAQFDTDPETTFDHFVWALVHNGIGTLVAVLVPEDPDAVPDVVIKRRAELLTKVDAFLTRAARVGLVPPHLTADQLAAELFVVTRPQNPTLSLMDPDVRDRLVGRLLFCWRNQR; encoded by the coding sequence ATGAGGGCGGATGCCGTGCAACGCCGGCAGGCGATTATCGACGCAGCCTGTGAGGTGTTCCGCACCGTCCCCTCCAAAGACATCACCCTCACCCTCATCGCCAAGCGCGCGGGCGTCGGCATCGCCACCCTCTACCGCAATTTCCCCACCCGCACCCACCTCAACATCGCGTGCGGCCTCGACCTTCTCAGCCAGCTCGACCACGCCATCGACCGCCTCAACGCCCAATTCGACACCGACCCCGAAACAACTTTCGACCACTTCGTCTGGGCGCTTGTCCATAACGGCATCGGCACCCTCGTTGCCGTCCTTGTCCCCGAGGATCCCGACGCCGTCCCCGATGTGGTCATAAAAAGGCGCGCCGAGCTCCTCACAAAAGTCGACGCCTTCCTCACCCGTGCCGCCCGCGTCGGCCTCGTCCCTCCGCACCTCACGGCCGACCAGCTCGCCGCCGAGCTCTTCGTCGTCACTCGGCCCCAGAACCCCACCCTCTCCCTTATGGATCCGGATGTCCGTGACCGCCTTGTCGGCCGTCTCCTCTTCTGTTGGAGGAATCAGCGCTGA
- a CDS encoding phytoene/squalene synthase family protein: MAHRAARQVIATYSTSFGIASALLPRAMRRDIAHLYAVVRIADEIVDGAAPAETASAQLEAYEEAVCAAPARPFHTDPILHAYAATARHCGFAEEHLRAFFASMRADLTPREYTPEELTQYIYGSAEVIGLLCLDVFLADAPYAGDRAYLENGARHLGAAFQKVNFLRDLHEDTVGLGRAYYPRDLTSVDKQKIVESIRADLAEATPTIEELPRGARVGVRAAAGIYGRLTEQLDAMTTQELHARRAHVPAWEKAAIAARAVARG; encoded by the coding sequence ATGGCACACCGCGCAGCACGCCAGGTCATCGCCACATACTCGACCTCATTCGGCATCGCCAGCGCCCTCCTCCCCCGCGCCATGCGACGCGACATCGCACACCTGTATGCCGTGGTCCGCATTGCCGACGAAATTGTCGACGGGGCGGCCCCCGCGGAAACCGCATCCGCGCAGCTAGAGGCATACGAAGAGGCGGTGTGCGCGGCACCCGCACGGCCCTTCCACACCGACCCCATCCTCCACGCCTACGCCGCAACCGCGAGACACTGCGGATTTGCTGAGGAACACCTGCGCGCCTTTTTCGCCTCCATGCGGGCGGATCTCACGCCCCGGGAATACACGCCGGAAGAACTCACACAATATATATACGGCTCCGCGGAAGTCATCGGGCTCTTATGTTTAGACGTGTTTCTCGCCGACGCGCCCTACGCCGGCGACCGGGCATACCTGGAAAACGGGGCGCGGCACCTGGGGGCCGCGTTTCAAAAGGTCAACTTCCTCCGCGACCTGCACGAGGATACCGTAGGACTCGGGCGGGCGTACTACCCCAGGGACCTGACGAGCGTCGACAAGCAAAAAATTGTGGAATCCATCAGGGCCGACCTGGCGGAGGCGACACCGACCATTGAGGAGCTGCCGCGGGGCGCGCGGGTGGGCGTGCGGGCGGCGGCCGGGATTTATGGGCGGCTGACGGAGCAACTCGACGCGATGACGACCCAGGAGCTGCATGCCCGGCGCGCACACGTTCCTGCCTGGGAAAAGGCGGCGATCGCGGCGCGGGCGGTGGCGCGGGGGTAA
- a CDS encoding S1 family peptidase: MSTVVRKLWNSVAAIAIAAAAVVAPTTASAITQGTDARMGTVADSTARVQVGNRSCTGTLISSEWILTAKHCQGVGDYSFISVGAPAEGEKARVAKVVKHPSSDLMLVKANKRLQSPVADLATSYTAEGKAGYSMGWGSVMENGKKVIQQADVEVQRRVTNVPGSLDAGDTFYEGYVYNGHLGKGDSGGPLFVDGKLAGVASLANEAKEGSRLDGALGWWIPVQDHYAWISQVTGIATPAVSGEKTTEWDAMQYGTIAPPVEVPASVQALQALETIHGTTQALYEATEEGGALYNLSSQLSS, translated from the coding sequence ATGAGCACCGTAGTTCGAAAACTTTGGAACAGCGTTGCTGCTATCGCCATCGCAGCCGCCGCAGTTGTCGCCCCGACAACCGCCTCCGCCATCACCCAGGGCACCGATGCCCGGATGGGCACCGTCGCCGATTCCACGGCCCGTGTCCAGGTGGGCAACAGGAGCTGCACCGGTACGCTCATCTCCAGCGAGTGGATCCTCACCGCGAAGCACTGCCAGGGCGTTGGCGATTACTCCTTCATTTCCGTCGGCGCTCCTGCTGAAGGCGAGAAGGCCCGCGTCGCCAAGGTCGTCAAGCACCCCTCCTCCGATCTCATGCTGGTGAAGGCAAACAAGCGCCTGCAGTCCCCGGTTGCGGATCTCGCCACCTCCTACACCGCCGAGGGCAAGGCCGGTTACTCCATGGGTTGGGGTTCGGTCATGGAAAACGGTAAGAAGGTCATCCAGCAGGCCGATGTCGAGGTCCAGCGCCGCGTCACCAACGTCCCCGGCTCCCTCGACGCGGGCGACACCTTCTATGAGGGGTACGTCTACAACGGCCATCTCGGCAAGGGCGACTCCGGTGGCCCCCTGTTTGTCGACGGCAAGCTCGCCGGGGTTGCCTCCCTTGCCAACGAAGCCAAGGAGGGCTCCCGCCTCGACGGCGCCCTCGGCTGGTGGATCCCCGTGCAGGATCACTACGCCTGGATCTCCCAGGTGACGGGCATCGCCACCCCGGCCGTGTCCGGCGAGAAGACCACCGAGTGGGACGCAATGCAATACGGCACGATCGCCCCGCCGGTTGAGGTCCCCGCCTCCGTCCAGGCCCTCCAGGCCCTGGAGACCATTCACGGAACCACGCAGGCGCTGTACGAGGCCACGGAAGAGGGCGGCGCCCTCTACAACCTCAGCTCGCAGCTGTCCTCCTAA
- a CDS encoding twin-arginine translocation signal domain-containing protein: MTAPELSRRSFLGWSAAAGSAALVFNPLPAHGGAKESTPSTQEKIVWSACTVNCGSRSPVPW, from the coding sequence ATGACAGCCCCAGAACTTTCCCGACGCAGCTTCCTCGGCTGGTCGGCGGCGGCAGGCTCCGCCGCCCTCGTATTCAACCCCCTGCCCGCCCACGGCGGCGCCAAAGAGTCGACTCCGTCGACGCAGGAAAAAATCGTCTGGTCAGCCTGCACCGTCAACTGCGGTTCCCGCTCCCCCGTCCCATGGTGA
- a CDS encoding FAD-binding and (Fe-S)-binding domain-containing protein, translating into MTKLLGKDPTRLGQPAGKTHPSPDPFPLEFADGTPTELRETLEQLLGKDQVRSRTIDLVRYASDASHYRLFPQVVVSPRTESDVIKLHRFCRESGHHLTFRAGGSSLNGQSLSDDILVDVRSNFRGLVVNPDTITVKPGETLINVLAVLNRKGRKIGPDPASSSIATIGGILSNNSGGMRCRVDMDSYHSIRQMRIILPSGTVVDTRDPNANERLRDQEPEIYNGLLALKSTIENDAELKAKIRRKFTIRNTNALRLDAFLDFDTPVDILMHLMIGAEGILGFIAEAEIATVAHPKMAAVTWVMMPKMDLAANYVDRLVKAGAESVELLASPAMREAVGSFPGAHEDWLNLPEEMAALLLEVAADDEESLQAKMQAARDALQDADLLQPLDFMREPTDIKNAWEIRAGLVPLAGAKRDQGCSLITEDVCYPPERIGEATKDLLDLLDKYNYPLLVMGHATFGNLHFCMTPNFEIPEEVDRYDAFLQEFAEMTLDKYEGSLKAEHGTGVNMAPFVQREWGEKAFAIMWEIKELLDPHGILAPDIKLTRDQKLHIKNFKSHPKIEDVANPCVECGFCESVCPSRHLTTTPRQRIVIRREMARQPEDSPLLTNLLEQNAYDGIDTCAVDSSCYVACPISIDTGKMVKLFRQMEQTRATEKVALTLAQHWDKVEVAGRAGLTATDAVTKVLGDGLGTRTLGLLTDAVRQVIDPDLMYTAREGLPPAATWDPPHTARETAKAVYFPACINRMFGDDHGSIAHTLVNISNRAGQPLWIPEVDGLCCGTPFTSKGFKAAQEYMATKLQKAILEWTDNGRLPLVCDAASCTHGIVENIPGVKILDAVEWAHSLLPHLTVSHKLDNLVIHPTCSMQHLGIVEEFADVAQSIASHVEVPLGAHCCGTAGDRGLLHPELTEAATLDERAGIASFESEHGPADAYASANRTCEMGLNQHSGKDYQHIIYLLEKATR; encoded by the coding sequence ATGACGAAACTCCTTGGCAAAGACCCCACCCGCCTCGGCCAGCCCGCAGGCAAAACGCACCCCTCCCCGGACCCGTTCCCGCTGGAGTTCGCCGACGGCACGCCCACGGAACTCCGCGAAACACTCGAACAGCTCCTCGGCAAGGACCAGGTCCGTTCCCGCACGATCGACCTCGTCCGCTACGCCTCGGATGCCTCCCACTACCGCCTCTTTCCGCAGGTCGTGGTCAGTCCCCGCACGGAATCGGATGTCATCAAACTGCACCGTTTCTGCCGCGAGTCGGGCCACCATCTCACCTTCAGAGCTGGCGGTAGTTCCCTCAACGGTCAGTCGCTTTCCGACGACATCCTGGTTGATGTTCGCTCAAACTTCCGGGGTCTGGTGGTCAACCCCGACACGATCACCGTTAAACCCGGCGAAACCCTCATCAACGTCCTTGCCGTCTTAAACCGCAAGGGTCGCAAGATCGGCCCGGACCCGGCGAGCTCCTCCATCGCCACCATCGGCGGCATTCTTTCCAACAATTCGGGCGGCATGCGGTGCCGCGTGGACATGGATTCTTACCATTCCATCCGCCAGATGCGCATCATCCTCCCGTCGGGCACGGTCGTCGATACGCGTGACCCGAACGCCAACGAGCGCCTCCGTGACCAGGAGCCGGAGATCTACAACGGCCTGCTTGCGCTGAAATCCACAATCGAAAACGACGCAGAACTAAAAGCCAAGATCCGCCGCAAGTTCACCATCCGCAACACCAACGCCCTCCGCCTGGACGCGTTCCTCGACTTCGACACGCCTGTCGATATCCTCATGCACCTTATGATCGGCGCCGAGGGCATTCTCGGCTTCATCGCCGAGGCCGAGATTGCAACCGTCGCCCATCCCAAGATGGCCGCCGTCACCTGGGTGATGATGCCCAAGATGGACCTCGCCGCCAACTACGTCGATCGCCTCGTCAAGGCAGGCGCCGAATCCGTCGAACTGCTGGCCAGCCCCGCCATGCGCGAGGCTGTCGGCAGCTTCCCGGGCGCCCATGAGGACTGGCTGAACCTTCCCGAGGAGATGGCCGCTCTCCTCCTCGAGGTCGCCGCCGACGACGAAGAATCACTCCAAGCCAAGATGCAAGCCGCCCGCGATGCCCTCCAGGACGCCGACCTCCTCCAGCCCCTGGACTTCATGCGCGAGCCCACCGACATCAAAAACGCGTGGGAGATCCGCGCCGGCCTCGTCCCGCTCGCCGGAGCGAAGCGCGACCAGGGCTGTTCCCTTATCACCGAGGACGTGTGCTACCCGCCGGAGCGCATCGGCGAGGCCACGAAGGACCTTCTCGACCTTCTCGACAAGTACAACTACCCCCTCCTCGTCATGGGCCACGCCACATTCGGCAACCTGCACTTCTGCATGACACCCAACTTCGAAATCCCCGAGGAGGTCGACCGCTACGACGCCTTCCTCCAGGAGTTCGCCGAGATGACCCTCGACAAGTACGAGGGTTCGCTCAAAGCCGAGCACGGCACCGGCGTCAACATGGCCCCTTTCGTCCAGCGCGAATGGGGTGAAAAGGCCTTCGCCATCATGTGGGAGATCAAGGAGCTCCTGGATCCGCACGGCATCCTCGCCCCGGACATCAAGCTCACCCGCGACCAGAAGCTCCACATTAAAAACTTCAAGTCGCACCCGAAGATCGAGGACGTGGCAAACCCCTGCGTGGAGTGCGGTTTCTGCGAGTCGGTGTGCCCGTCGCGCCACCTCACCACCACGCCGCGCCAGCGCATCGTCATCCGCCGCGAGATGGCGCGCCAGCCGGAGGATTCGCCGCTGCTCACTAACCTCCTCGAGCAAAACGCCTACGACGGCATCGACACGTGCGCCGTCGATTCGTCCTGCTACGTCGCCTGCCCGATCTCCATCGATACGGGCAAGATGGTGAAACTCTTCCGCCAGATGGAGCAGACCCGCGCCACGGAAAAAGTCGCGCTCACGCTCGCCCAGCACTGGGACAAGGTCGAGGTCGCCGGTCGCGCCGGCCTCACCGCCACCGACGCTGTCACCAAGGTGCTTGGCGACGGCCTGGGGACCCGCACCCTGGGCCTCCTCACGGACGCCGTCCGCCAGGTCATCGACCCGGATCTCATGTACACCGCCCGCGAGGGCCTCCCGCCCGCCGCCACCTGGGACCCGCCGCATACCGCCCGCGAGACTGCGAAAGCGGTGTACTTCCCGGCCTGCATCAACCGCATGTTTGGCGACGACCACGGTTCCATCGCCCATACGCTCGTGAACATCTCGAACCGCGCGGGCCAGCCCCTCTGGATCCCCGAGGTCGACGGCCTCTGCTGCGGCACCCCGTTCACCTCGAAGGGCTTCAAGGCCGCGCAGGAGTACATGGCCACCAAGCTCCAAAAAGCCATCCTTGAGTGGACCGACAACGGCCGCCTCCCGCTCGTCTGCGACGCCGCCTCCTGCACGCACGGCATCGTCGAAAACATCCCGGGCGTCAAAATCCTAGACGCCGTCGAGTGGGCCCACTCCCTCCTGCCGCACCTCACGGTCTCCCACAAACTCGACAACCTCGTCATCCACCCGACCTGCTCCATGCAGCACCTTGGCATTGTTGAGGAGTTTGCCGACGTCGCCCAATCCATCGCCTCCCACGTGGAGGTCCCCCTCGGCGCCCACTGCTGTGGCACCGCCGGCGACCGCGGCCTCCTCCACCCCGAACTAACCGAGGCCGCCACCCTTGACGAGCGCGCCGGCATCGCCTCCTTCGAATCCGAACACGGCCCTGCCGACGCCTACGCCTCCGCCAACCGCACCTGCGAGATGGGCCTCAACCAACACTCCGGAAAGGACTACCAACACATCATCTACCTGCTGGAAAAAGCCACCCGCTAG